CCAGCACGACAAGAATGGCGCGGTTCATGATTTCCCCCCAGATGTAGGGGAAAATCGTCCGCCTGCCGGTTAATCCGCGTCAACGGCACCGTCGAAGAATCCCGGGCCGGATCCGGCCCGGGATTCTTCGACGCGGCTGTCAACCGATCTGGGCTCCGAGGACCTGGAGGGCCTCGGAGACGGGCTGGAAGAAGGTGACGCCGCCGGTCCGGCAGTCGCCCGAGCCGCCGGAGGTGAGGCCGAGGGCGGTGCCGCCCGCGAACAGGGGGCCGCCGCTGTCGCCCGGCTCCGCGCACACCGTCGTCTGGATCATGCCGGTGACCGTCCCCTCCGCGAAGTTCACGGTGGCTCCCGTGGCGGTGACGCTGCCGGAGTGGACGCCGGTCGTGCTGCCGCTGCGGAACACGCGCTGGCCGACCACGGCCTCGCCCGCCCGGGTGATCTGCTGCGCCCGGCCGTCGTAGAGGTTGACCGCGCTCTGGCCCGCCCCGCCCTGCTCGGTCTGGACCAGCGCGAAGTCGTTGCCGGGGAAGTCGCTGTCCACCGTCGTCCCGAGGGCCTCGGCGCCCTGCTGGTCGGCGGCCCAGTTCCGCACCTCGTTGCCGCAGTGCCCCGCGGTGAGGAAGAAGTCCTCCCCGCCGCGCCTGACGTTGAAGCCGAGCGAGCAGCGCGCGCCCTGGCCGAAGATCGCGTCGCCGCCGAGGGCGAGCGTGTGCAGGCTGCCCGGGACGCGGACCATCCGGACGGCGGCCCCCATCCGGCGGACGGTGCGCTGGACGGCGGCCATCCGCGTGCCGGTGACCGTGGCGTCCGTCCACACCGTGACGCTGGACGTCGCGGGGTCCACCGCCCATCCGGTGCCGGGTATGTCCGACACCGAGGCGCGCAGCGCGCCGGTCACCCGCCTGAGCGCCGCCGGGCTGCGCCGCGTCGTCTTCGGGACGGCCCCGGCGGCGCGCACCGCGGCGGCGTCCGCGGCGTTGGTGACCGTGACGACGGGGCGCCCCGCGGAGTCGACGTAGGCGCCGGTCGTGCGATCGCCGAGCCGCCCCGCGATCCGGGCGGCCTTCGCGGCGGCCTCGCCCGCGGGCGGCGGCGCGGTCCTCCGGCCGGTCCGCGCGTCGCCCGCGAGCCTGGCCTCCCGGCCGCCGGACCGTCCCTCGGCGTGCACGACGTACAGCGAGCCGGCCAGGAGCCCGGCGGACCCGGCCGCCACCGCGGTCGTCGTGACCGCGGTGCGCAGCCGACTGTTCCTCACGCTCTTCCGGCGCCTCATGAACCCTCCCGGTTCCGGGGTGTCGATCTACGCGTGGGGGTACGCGCCCCGGCGGGACGGAGTTCAACGGGCCCCGGTGCCCGTGTGTTCATGCGGCATGCCGCCGGGCCGGGGGGCGTGTCCGCTCCCCCGGCCCGGCGGGGTCTGATCAGCCGCCCAGGCGGACGGCGCTGCTCGCCGTTCCTCCCTTCGCCGCCTCGAAGGCCACGGTGAGGGTGCCGGTCGCGCCCGGCACGGTCACGGTGGTGGTGCCCGCATTGCGGATCCGGACCTCCTTGGTGCCGAGCAGCCTGCCGTCCCACACGTGGACGTGCGCGGTGCCCGGCCCGGTCGCCAGGAGCCTGACGGTGGTCGAGCCGCCCGAGACCGCGGGTCGGCCCGCGATCTTCGCCGTGTCCGAGCGCGGCGCCGCGGGACCGGCGGCGAGCGGGACGCCCGTGCGCACGGCCTGGATGATCGACTCAGGCGCGTTCACCGACCGCGTCGCGTCGGTCGGCATGACCGGCGGCGGGGGCGTGGTCGGCATGCCGGACGGCGGGGTGTGGCCGGGCAGGGACACCAGGCCCCACCGGTACGGGTCCCCCTGGACGCCGCCCCAGGTCGACCAGCCGATCCGGGTCTGGCCGGTCCTGTCCTGGGTGTCGGAGTCGTAGACGAAGACGTTCAGGCCCATGCGCCGCGGGTCCACCGCGGTGGGCAGCGCCGTGAACGGGATCTCCGCCTCGATGACGTATCCGTCGTAGGGGTCGGCGACCGTCGAGGCGACCCGCATACCGGGCGCGGTCTCCTCGCCGGGGCCCTGCCGCGCGTCCGCGTCGCGCTCGAAGCACGGCTTCCCGTCCGACATCTTCGGGAAGATGCCGGTCTTGAACGTGGTGGAGGTGTTCTCGGAGTCGCCGCGCGGGTCGATCCCGATCTCGACCGAGTCGGTGCGCCAGTGACGCTTGCAGTCGTCGGCGCCGAGCACCGTGCCCTGCTTGTCGTCGCGGACCTTGACCAGCACGTGCAGCGCCTTGTCGGTCCAGGTGACCTTGCCGGTGGCCGAGCAGTCGTCGGCGGACTCGCACGCCGACCCCTCCCAGCGCCGGGACAGGTTCAGCTCGGGGCCGGGGTACTCGCCGGGCGACTCCTTTCCGTCGACCGCCGGCGCGGCGGACGCCTTCGGCAGTTCGGCCACCGGGACCAGTTCCAGGGCGCCGTTCTGCACGTCGGTGTCGCCCGAGGAGGAGGTCGTGGTGATGGTCAGGCCGTAGTCGCCGTCGGTCCCGCCCTCGTTGGAGGTGGGCAGCGACTTGTCGGTGTTGGTGACGGTGAAGGTGGCCGAGCCCGTCTTGCCCGCGTCGAGCGAGTAGGGCTTGGACGCGGCGTCGGCGGTGAAGCCCGCCGGGAGGCCCAGCTTGACCGCGCCGGACTGCGCCGACGCGGTCGTGTTGGACAGGTCCACGCGCACCTGGCGGGACGCGCCGGACCCCAGCGTCAGCACCCGCTTCACCTGGCCCGTCAGTTCCGGCACGCCCGTCTTGTCCGCCCAGGTGTCGAAGTCCGACACCCGGGGCAGCGGCTCCAGGACGCCGGTGACGGCGGGCCGGACCTCCACGGACGTGGCCGTCTGGCCCTTGGCGGCGCCGGACGTGAGCGTCGCCGCGAGTTGCGCGCGCCCGGCCTTGACGCCGGGCGGGGGCGTGACGGTGAAGGTCGCGGTGCGCTCGGATGTGCCGACCGCTCCCAGCTCACCGGAGCCTGTCACGTTCCAACCCGTCGGCGCGGCGAGCGTCGCCCTCGCCGCCCGCAGCCGCTCGGGCGAGCTCGCGTGCGCGGTCACCGTGAAGGGGCGTCCCGCGGTCACGCCGAACGCGTCCGTCGTCAGCGAGAACCGGCTGCCGAGGGGCAGGCCGCCCTTCGCGGGCACCACCGCGCCTTCGAGCATCGCGGACGGCGCGGTGCCGCCGAGCGTGAACGGGACCCGGCTGTGGATCTGCCGGAAGTAGTCGCAACCGATCTGCGCGGGATCGGACGGGACGTCCGGGAACCCGCCCCAGCCCTGGCTGACGTACGTCCGCTGGGCCTCGCGCTCCACCTGCGCCCACGTCTTGCCGCCGTTGCGGGCGGACGCGCGTCCTCCCCACACCCCGTAGGCGACCG
The sequence above is a segment of the Actinomadura coerulea genome. Coding sequences within it:
- a CDS encoding sugar-binding protein — protein: MRRLALPAVLSAALAAMSVAFAGPPAQAAGPGGAGSADGRLDVLFVGAHPDDEAGALSTLGQWNEYDKAKIGVLTVTRGEGGGNASGTEEGPALGLLRENEERRAVGKAGVTDIHYLDKVDFYYTVSTPLTAETWDHDKTLEKVVRLVRETRPKVIVTMVPAPLPGQHGNHQQAARLATEAYFAAADPKAYPAQLGREGLGTWAPGRLFQTGGASGPAGSGCAAAGTPSAAGSVAYGVWGGRASARNGGKTWAQVEREAQRTYVSQGWGGFPDVPSDPAQIGCDYFRQIHSRVPFTLGGTAPSAMLEGAVVPAKGGLPLGSRFSLTTDAFGVTAGRPFTVTAHASSPERLRAARATLAAPTGWNVTGSGELGAVGTSERTATFTVTPPPGVKAGRAQLAATLTSGAAKGQTATSVEVRPAVTGVLEPLPRVSDFDTWADKTGVPELTGQVKRVLTLGSGASRQVRVDLSNTTASAQSGAVKLGLPAGFTADAASKPYSLDAGKTGSATFTVTNTDKSLPTSNEGGTDGDYGLTITTTSSSGDTDVQNGALELVPVAELPKASAAPAVDGKESPGEYPGPELNLSRRWEGSACESADDCSATGKVTWTDKALHVLVKVRDDKQGTVLGADDCKRHWRTDSVEIGIDPRGDSENTSTTFKTGIFPKMSDGKPCFERDADARQGPGEETAPGMRVASTVADPYDGYVIEAEIPFTALPTAVDPRRMGLNVFVYDSDTQDRTGQTRIGWSTWGGVQGDPYRWGLVSLPGHTPPSGMPTTPPPPVMPTDATRSVNAPESIIQAVRTGVPLAAGPAAPRSDTAKIAGRPAVSGGSTTVRLLATGPGTAHVHVWDGRLLGTKEVRIRNAGTTTVTVPGATGTLTVAFEAAKGGTASSAVRLGG
- a CDS encoding trypsin-like serine protease, whose protein sequence is MRNSRLRTAVTTTAVAAGSAGLLAGSLYVVHAEGRSGGREARLAGDARTGRRTAPPPAGEAAAKAARIAGRLGDRTTGAYVDSAGRPVVTVTNAADAAAVRAAGAVPKTTRRSPAALRRVTGALRASVSDIPGTGWAVDPATSSVTVWTDATVTGTRMAAVQRTVRRMGAAVRMVRVPGSLHTLALGGDAIFGQGARCSLGFNVRRGGEDFFLTAGHCGNEVRNWAADQQGAEALGTTVDSDFPGNDFALVQTEQGGAGQSAVNLYDGRAQQITRAGEAVVGQRVFRSGSTTGVHSGSVTATGATVNFAEGTVTGMIQTTVCAEPGDSGGPLFAGGTALGLTSGGSGDCRTGGVTFFQPVSEALQVLGAQIG